Genomic segment of Sebastes umbrosus isolate fSebUmb1 chromosome 19, fSebUmb1.pri, whole genome shotgun sequence:
GTTTATGGTGATTCTGACAAgattaaactaaataaaagaaatcaGCCGCAATTACGgaataatgtttaaaaatgtaccACTCTCCGTCCTGTAGAGGCATTTAAATTAGCATGAAAAAGCACTGCTCtataaattattgatttttgcGGTATCTGCCAAGGTTTATACACATTTTTTCGTGATTAAAATAAGTCCCTCTGGCTCTACTTTACCTGGAAAACGGCCCGGTGGTCCTCCAGAACctgctcctccatctccaccAGCTGAGAGACGGCTTCATGGAAGGTGAAGAGCTGCGGGGAAACCTCTTCCTCCTGCAGAGAGAACAGCCATGTTTATTTCAGTGACACTGTGACAGGATAGAGGAATACGTCTACTTCTTCTATACGGTCTATGGGAATGACATGGAAAAATGGGAACCTAATCCTTTAATTGTTAAATAAAGCGTGTTTGTCTTACGTTCTGTTCACAGAGCAGCTTCAGGTCGTCTCTCTGTGGAGAACTGCCGACTCCCCACTGAGCCTCCAGCACCTCCAGCTGGTTGACGTGTCCCTGACGGATGTCCATCGCTGCTGCAGGGTCCACTGTGAGTTCCTTCACCCTAAAATAACAACATGACTATTGTAACTGCTGCTGAGGTATCTGATGTAGCACAGTGGGTGGGAGTTGCATGCAATGTGCAGACATGTTGGTGGTGAAAATGCTCAATGCATGCCAGAGGGAAGAACAAACGATACAGACTGACTCCATGCAGGTTCAGCAGAAATGAAGCCTggataataaaaacagtttagcaTCAACAATTACTGGATGGTGGAGGAAACGGTTAATGCAaaattaacaaacaaaaaaatgcagaagTTATCCGTTCTACTAACTTTGGGATTAAGTGACGTAACGACTTGAGCCAACGTGGATTATCATCCtaaatatactgaatatatttggtgTTGTACTGTCAGATTGTAGTCAGATTggtctttggaaatgtattcttaTTAAGTTTGACTAATTATTCACACAATTGAAATACAATTTTTCTCCAAAATACCGTTTGCAGGCGGTagtttttcatttgatttattatttaatatttcttcattttgttttatttcttttattattgacacactgactgactgaattaATTTATGTGAAATCACATTCACCAGAAGATCACTATTGTTTTGAAGCCAGTTCTTACATGctcttactgtaatgcctagtATATACATGTACCGCATCTACCCgtacgttactcaaacaggaagaaatagtgcatttattggggactattttcagcggcggattaatctaCATGTGGTGCTCTAATGAGTATTAGTGTCAGCAGGACAGTGTGTAAGGGAttgagtcagaataaactacagtgtgtgtgttcttggtgatgaaggaacatgtcacccagtgacacagtgaggctcACTGATGTCTTTTTAATGGAGAAGGCTGTGATACACAGATTATATATTGATTGCTGGTTTTGGTCATTTCATGGTTGACAATAAGAACAATATAGACGATTAGGGACTGGGACTGAAATATATTTCTAAGTGATTTGGGGTAACGTCTGAGTGGACAGGAAGCAACAAAAGGTGGTTATTGATGAGCAATGTGGGTGATGTCGCATGCCAGTAACTTGTTGTGAAGGGATCTGTGGAGAGAAGTGATGTGGTATAAAAGTGATCGTACTCGTAAGTAGGAGAGAGCTCAGAGCGACTCCCTCCACCTCCGCTCTGAGAGAAGGGGATGTCTGAAGGACTTATCCCAAACTCCTTTACTCTGGAAACACggcaggagagagacagaaaatcaagaagaagaagaagagacaggAGAAAATCATGTTATGTTATGAAACTATTCtcacattaatttaatttaaagcttttaaataaaacaatctgTTTTACCTGTTGGCATATCTCAGCGTGTTCAAGGTGTTTTCACACGACGCCATTCCAGGAGAGATGGTTGCAATCTGTGAAACATTAAGAgatcaatatttgtcatattttcaaTAATGCATTCGTGCACAGGAGGTAGAATAATATACACACAGCTTTGTTCTTGTCTTACCATGCATGTTCTGGAGAATTCTCCTATGAAGGAGTCTCGCAGCACTTGGGTTAACTTGCTGGCTCTAAACGGAGTGTGAGGTTTGTTTCTGCCCAGCGCTCGAATGCActcctgcagacagacaaacagacagacagacgggaaCATCATCAGACTCTCTATAGACGAGCAATATCTAAATGCACAGCACATTAATAATGGAACAAATAGTCGACTAACTGCGTAAAGTATTAAGAAAATATtgtctggttccagcttctcaaatgtgaggatttgcagcTTTTATCTGAGTCACTACAGGTgaataactaatagatatcaccatgtaACATCTCCAGTTGATttcttacattaagacaattattttttgttttacaagtttAAGCACAAGTTTTAGGGGAAGAGGTCCCACAAGATGCTAGGCGTGgacagaggtgtgtgtgcgaCGTCCACATGAGGCGTAAAAACACACTCATGGACTCCTCATGACGCATTTTTGTCCAAAAAAGCATGTGTTGGGGAAGCCTCTGATTTGATTAAATCTGATTTCATAGCCAGAGGTCAGACGCTAAATCGTTGCTTTTCCAAAACCTTGTACAGCTATTTTTGAGCGTAACCTTCACATGCCGCCACCCAAACATCAAGCTGACTGTACTGTTCAGCCTTTACAGTAAAGTCACAGATGCTCAGGATATCTTTGATTACTGAGGAGGAGACCTTTAGTGCCAGCAGACTCTTGTTGATCTCCGCTCCTTCGAGGCGAGTCTGGCGGTCGGCGCTGGACGTGTCCGCCCCTCTCTCGTTACCCGCCAGGTCGATAAGGGAGAACTTTCCGTGCATCTTCCCCCTCCGACGGAGAATGATCTGGAAGACGGCGTGGCTCCGAGAAGAGTGAGCGTTCGCCGAGGTCTGACCAGAAGTCCTGAAGGAGAGACGCAGATATAAAGTTTACCCAGAACAAACTCCTCCTGTCACTGCTATTTTATTTAAACAATCTTCTCTTACCTGCAGCTGTTTCCCACTTCGATGAGTTTGAGGACGTCCTCTGTGCACTTCACCTCCTTCTCCTGCAGCCCCACCACCTGCACCTGCTGCTTCCCGTCCTCCAGGACACGTAACTTGGCTTTGCGGTTTAGCAGGTCAAACACCTTTTAATACAAACACAGATTGGTTCAGCGCAGGTATAATATGACATTGAAAAGTGCGCAAGGAAGCTACTTCACTGTTTctaagcaacaacaacagttgcagctgttatctcattggttgcgctttgaaaggtcagcggcaaccAAGGTCGAgattgaaataatttgaactttgagtgcaaacatttttttttctcgtaaatttgtgactttaatctcagagaatattcaactttttcctcgtaaatcctgagttttttcttggaatattaCCCTGTCtcccataatatatatatacagtatatacctttTTTACCCataatggccctaatacgcaaTCTTACTTCACACACAGTGGTGGggataaattaatgaatctgTACTTGTAAGAGTGATCAAAGATTAATTTATTACTGCTGAAATTGTTGGTTGTGTCGCAGCCAAATCATTACTGTTGAAAAGCTGAATTATCTGCCAAAAAGCTGGAAGGCTGCTTGACAGCATGAGACTAATTTGCATCCCACACAAGGTCAATCAATCTTTAAAAATGCTCAAGCGTTCCCAAATCATCTCTGCCATCTCCTAGAAACTCCTGACAGTTTCTCCGGAGCTTTCCTAAATATCAGCAGAGATGGGAGTCATTCCCTAAGTTACGAAAGTTGATAAAATACTTTTACTCCTGAGGCTAAAAGTAGGACCGTGAGATGAGTTTTTTGGACTGATTTCCTTCCCCTGAAAGACACTTGATAATTATAGGTTTCAGTGGCAACACAAACTCAGTCCTCGTCTTGAATAAATCTGTTACTAATTGTGTTAAAAGACACTTGCCTTCCCGCTGTAAATCTCAAAAAATGTGGCAAAGATTTGGAGGTCCAACTTCTTATAATTTGGCTTCTTTATCATGAGAAAGACGTCTCTGGCTGCACaaggaaagaaacaaagagactTGAGTTCAGTCAGAAGCAGTAACCAGCAGTAAAGATAAGAGCGGTGCTGTGTGGGAGGAACTAACCTGACAGTGCATAGATCCCTTTAGAGCAGTCCTGGTTCTTTCCTGAAAAGTCGCCTCCCATCGTCTAAAAGGAGATACGAGTTAGAACGGGAAGAGTGCACTAAAACAAACTCTTcgttaaaagttaaaaatcaaAGCGCTCACGTGTGtttttccacttcctgtttgtccgTATGCAAAGCAAGTCGCCATCCCCCGCTCAAAAATAGTCTCAACCAGCGGCTGGGCAGTGAacctgagagaggaagagcgtTAAACACAATTTATTCATACGATTATTTTAGGAATGCaactaacggttattttcattagcaattaatctgccaattattttctttattaatcgtttggtctaaaaaaatttcagaaaattgtgaaaaatgtccatcccagctTCTCAAAGTTGAacatgatgtctttaaatgtcttgttttatcagTCAAAAACGCAAATATATTCACTTTGATATGATATATTACAAAGAAAAGCAGGTAATCTCCATATTTTttaggctgaaaacagcatttattTTAACGATTATCTAAATGGTTGGctgttgattgactaattgattagttgactaatcattGCAGATCTAgattatttcaaaatgtcttatttatttaaacgCACAATATGTAATTTTCTGCCTCCAGGGGGTCTCTCAATCAACTCAATAACAACAGAGGTAGTTTAGGGACGTGGTGAAGTAGtgtgggatcatgggagttgttgTCTTCATTGCAGTCTGATAACTTATATATCCAGACGTCAGGTGACTAAAATCCTTCATCTGGTTAAAATATAGAGTTAAAAACCACCAAGATCTAAAAAGTGTATTATAAAAATGTGGCTTAAAACTggattaaagtaaattaatgaCAGCTTCTGGCAGACAACCACAACGATGATGCATGCACAATGGCGATATGACGGAATGGACCGTTACCTTGATTAAAATTATGGATTGAAAATTGTTGGAAATATTCGGGATAATGTTAAGTACACAACTCAATAAATTATATAACATAGGTCTTGctgttttttgacattttaatgcgtaaaaaatacattttaaacctTCTAATATTGAACATTTTGGGGTTCCAAAGGAAAACAGATTACCTGTAAACCATCTCATTGGTGGAGTTCTCATCGAAGGCGTAGTCGAATCGGAAAGTCTGGTTCTCCAGGTAGCGGGTCAGGTCCACCTTCTGTTTGGGCTCGTGGACCATCACCACGTCTTTACTGGGGATGGTGATCACATCCAGATCCTTCATTGTCATCTCTAACGAGACACATGGACAAAGactttatttcacatttttttgttaatgcGTAAATGACTGTTACTGAAACtgtgttcagacagaaagtGAGGCAAGTTTTGCTTTACTCAAACTGAACACACCTGTTGTATAAAGCTACTCTTACCTTTTTTATTGAGGGGAcgtgcacgtacacacacacatatccggTGCTCCTCAATCTGAAACATCACAAGTTACAGATAAATTGTACGAGTTACTTCATTTCTAGGGACATGCAGGCCTCTTAGACATTAGAAAGAGCCTCTGATTAGACATTTAACCACTTTATTTCCCCTCAAGTAGCTTTAAAGTTGGAAAAAATCAATTTATACCATGTTGACAGTTCCACAATAGCTTCATTGAAGCTACATTATGTTTACAGTGAaatactcaaatgttttctATGAAATATTCCAGATgtcttgtgcatcattttatacacatttctcCAAAATTCAACCTGACTTTTGTGGTATATTTTGAAATGTTAGGATCTCAactagaatttaaaataaagttatgttGTTGCTTGGCTGCACAGCATGAGATTGTAATGACTAGTTTTTGGGGTTTAAGGGGCTAAATCTAAAGATTAAGCTTGTTATAGTTGATAACAAGCTCCACAACAAGAGCAATAAAAGTGCGTTCTTTTGGTTAAATACCGAACGGTAATTTCTAATTAATATCTCATCCATGTATCTACATCTTGCCTAACATATAAATATGTTAAAGTCACTTCTACTCCAATGTGTAACAACTGGATGCCTGGCGATTGTGGAGGAAATAATCGGGTTTCCTCACATCTCTACTCAATTATCTGGACACCTTTTATTAAATGAGACACTTGCTTCTATTAACTGTGTCACAAGTACTTCACACTGAATCTGGAAACAACGTGGCTCTGAACCTGACTTACCAGATCATTATTGGTTAAAGGCCGGTAGTCCAGACTGGCTCTGAAGTCTCTGATCATACACATGATTTCATAGTTTGGTAAATTGACGTCCACCTCCTGAAAtggaacaaaaaataaaagtatcaCATACTCTCAAAAAGCcagtatattttctgttttgtatattttacatatcaattcagacagagcagagaaaaatgtgtgtatttattctgaAGCAAATGAAAATCACCTTCTTTATTTGGAtattataaatgatatttacaCCGTGCCTTTAAAACTGAACATGAACCCGGCCCAATATTTTTGCTTAACTTCATACATTCTTGACGACCAGGTTAAATTAGCAACACGTTTCCTCTTCCCATATGCACATATCTACCTGCAACACATGCACGCAAACACGTGGAAGTAAATAATTTGAACAGTCAGACATTTATAAGTCCCCCTATCgtcaaaaacatgtttctccTCTTGTTATTTAACTTTGATGTTTGAGCTTCACAGTGCAGAATGATGTGTGCTCACCGATAATCTCAGTTTAAGACGTATGAGAATGATTTTATGACTTTGCAAATATTTTGAAGGCCAATCATGGTCCGATATGTAACTTACacaagtgtgatgtggaaaTCTGAAACCCCCAgcgtgtatatgtgtatatgctgtactgtatgtgtgtatactgtactctctgtgtgtatatgtgtgtatactgtactgtctgtgtgtatattgtactgtatgtgtgtgtgtgtgctcctcaCTTGTGCCCTCTTCTCTCTGAGCTCTTGTTGCTGAAGTCGCCTCTTCTCTCGTTTCTCCTGCAGTTTCTCAACTTCCTTCACACAGTTGGATTTCTTCCGTGCTGGAAAGTAGAGAGCAAAATAATCAAAACAGTCACAACTAACAACACAATtatttaaaggcacaatgagtaggacAACAACAATGTATAGACCCATACagaaataatccctctcaatgaTCACTTCTGACCcgctagaagtgtgtggtggtgtcgtCTGTATCTGtatgcagccctctgcctgcaTTTTCTTATGTCGCTGtgttcgggacgtttctgggcaacctacagtatataaaaacgtagcgaccaggtgccagatcgtaagcacgcatccaagaggaagctataAAAATGGGCGGACACAGcgctgaaaaaaacacaaatatagcaGACATAGCTCGTTCCAAAACGCGAGTGAGTCTGGTGGCTGGCTTTCACCCGCCGGCGAGCACCGTAACCCTTGTTGAGCCGGAGAGGAGGGGCaaactttgaatgttgtgtttacaaactgTAACAGACAAATCCtcctcattgtgcctttaatgcgtcagtaaataatgtatataataaatacatttatttgaagaTACATTTACTTGAAGATACACTGATACTTGAagtacatttttctgataatactTAGATGTGTTTACTTAAATttttattgctacttttacttaaataaatcaTCTAATTACTTCTTACGCCGTTGCTTTTTAATAGTTTTGGAGCTCTATGGCTttggaaacacagacaatacttgttagtagatgCATTCATTGTTTGGTTTTGGACAGTAAAAATAGTCATTTCCAGACTTATCCTTAGAAGTGATTCTGTTTTGAGTGTTGAATCTGAAgacttatttcattttatttccacAGTAGTGTATATTTATGCTAATTCCAACAACCACAGCTGAAAACTGAAACAAGCTCTGTAGTATGAATCCCAGTCCAGCAGCCAAACCAGTGAACGGCTGTGAAAGAGCCTTTGACGCCTTCGCTCTCACAGCTGTGTGGGAGTATGACATCACTGGTTGTGGCCTCTGCAACGTTACCCTCCGCcagaaaaataacaacacacacacaaacacacactgggtCTTGGAAACTTTAAGTACATTGGAGATTAGAAAACTAAAGCTTGTGGACTTGAATAACCTCTGACATGTCTGATCCAGATGGAGAGACTGAGCGTTACCGTTCTGCTGCTGGAGCAGCGTCTGGTTGAGGGAAGACTGGGGAGCGATGGCTGGGGGGGGCGGTTCTGCAGGTTGGCTTTGCTGGCTGGGACGGGCCCGGGTGGTTCCCACCGCTGCAGCTGAGGAGCACAACAATAATCACCCAGTTATTATAAAACAGACAAACTTATTTTACCACTTAAATCTactggtatacagtatattcatgcAGATAGGTTTGGTTTTAAAGAGAAATTTgcctttttgtttatttgttaagtTGGTGTGCTTGATAGCTTGTTTTGCCTGCAAAGGtataaaggccctgacacaccatgCTTGTGGTCGGGCATCGGACAGTTTGAGGTCGTCATGCGTCTGTCaacctagtttttgcggtgtgtcccgcaccgtcggctctagtctgcccatgttGGAATTTTTTGGGCCGATTCAGCACGTTGAATCGGCGGTGAGAGAaattgctctgattggctgttcagcttaaacgaatcagtacACGAGAAGAAAAActgaagtgaggaaagcaagccaacgagtaaagtcaagaggacacacacagaaggctcttctcatttttcatcttcatctcatctgatcgttccaacacacagatattttcacaacgacatgaacatctggaatgaatgccttccggtttccctttttgaatgatgaatacagactaccgccgcctgctggtgtggagagttatttcctctcacgcaggcgtagaacgtacgtgctaactggccgacGGCTGTAGTCTTCGTAGTGTGTTCGAATGCTACTTTTTAGCCCAGAcgaaggcgacgtgaggcgacacatCAGGTGGCCTTCGTCACTGTTACTTCTCTGATGTCTGTTTGGTGTCTCTGGGCCTTAAGTTTCAACTCTGGCTAGAGTATTGTTTTCAAATGTGTGTTGGGCATTATTGAGAGAGTTGGATAACAATGAATGGAAGCCCAAAACACCAGCTAAATACTGGCTGATGATACTTCTTCATTTGCTAGCATTGTCTCTTCAAACGCAATGCTGCTTTGTTAGGGTAAAATGGAATGAAATGTTTAAGTCTTGTGGTAATAGCTCACAGTGGGTGTGATTAGCCTCGTTAAAAACTCCACCTAATATTGCTACTGTAGTAAAGGGGCTAAAGTATGATGTGTGATAAACTGATAAGAGTCAGTGGCAGTTCCTTGTAATCCTTGTAAACTCTTAACTTTGAATCAATTTGTCATAATTTCTAAGCAAGATGATTTCTTAGATAAGTTATAGCCATAGACTGCACGTCTTTTAAATCAGACTTCCACAGAGAGGAACATGTTCGATCCCCGTCTGTCATACCAGCTAGATCATCACTGAAAATGATAACTGTTAAAAACGTGAttattctcaggcaagttccaGAGTCACACGGGGCGTCTTTTTTCTTTGACTTCTAAGCAGAGCTATGGGTGTTTATTAGCGATGGACATCAGAGATAATGATAGCTTCAAAAAGTGTACAACATTGAATCTACAAATGTGTGTTCAGATTTATAATGCAAATTGTGGCAATCGGGTACTAAAGGCTTTAAAATACCTTTACAGTGACTGAAAACCTCTGATTTAAATCAAACGTACCTCTATTCTCCCGTGGAGGATTCTCAGCTTTAGGTATCGCTGTAATCCGTTTGGTCTGAAAGTAAAACCCAAAAAGACGGCACCATGAACCGTTACAGCGTTGAAAGTAGACAGTGGGTGTCTGTCACATGCTGCATTATGGCTCAGTTTGCACATATTGTCCCGAAAAAATGTCCCTTTAGCAAAGTCAAAACCAAACCTACGCCCTTGACAATAAAGTGACCTAAAGctgaacagaaacacattgtTCTCTTCcagtcattaataataataatctataaaCATGTCATTTATGATAAAAGGGATTGATAAGTGATGGGAGCAGACCTTTGGGAGTTTGCTGGTTTTAGCAACActggaaggaggaagaggagcctCAGGACTCTGTGGGATCTCCTCATCAGGAACAACATCTGGATTCAGAGAGAAGACGCTCTCCAGATCGATCTGAGGCAGAAACAaagattattaatattataactCTTATTTAATCaggtgatgtcacaggaatAGAGGACAGAGTTTTGCTGCTGCATTTGTAATCTTTTCAtgggagttgtagttttatgtCTGTGCTCACAAAGTAAATGTTTGACTTTGTAAAAATCACTAAGGTTTCTTACAGTAACTGCTGCAGTGGAGCATATTTGTGATAGAATATGGAAAGTAAACCTCAGGAACATGCTTCACTTTTTCAGAAAGACGGATGAAAGAAATGCTGAGGTTGCATCGAGTTACAGAAGCTAAGACAGGAAGTTGTGTCATGATGACATCTGCTATTCatagaagaagaaacagaacAGAGATGTATATCAGAACGTATATATCTGTTGTATTAACGTGTTTGAACGCAGGACGTCTTGGTACCACTCATATTATATTCCAACACACTGAAAGAGAAGTTCATAGGAGGATTTTAAGAGGACATTCAGGTACATGATACAGGAAGGTAGTGGCAGTAAAGTGGCAGCTGTACCTCTTTCCCTTTGGTGTCTCCATTCTCGATCCACTCCACCGTCACACTGTCATTATCCTCGTGCAGCGACGTGACCATCGCCTGGTGTATTCGTCCTGCAGTGAGAGAGCATGTAAAGAGATGCTATAGGCATGCTCAGTGCTGCATGGGACTAGATGTataggatatacagtatatgctgctTTAGCCTTTGAATCACAGGAGGTAGACGGTAACACAAACCAGTGAGCCACATCTCTAAAACTGATCATTTTCACATCATTTCATGCAGGAagaaattataaaacattttggaGTCACAATTTACCACTAAAATAAGGATACTGAGATGCTAATGGGTGTGGCtcatgatggatgatgatggagACTTTCCTCCCCTGTCATTACCTACTTAAACAGCTGCATTTACTGgctattatttatatttttggcaGCCTTGTGCACACATTTGTGTagtaaaaagctgtttttaaaggAGGTTATTATAGCAGCAGCCAGAGAGGGATGGGAGAGGCCCCATGCAtgcagccatccatccatcagacCATGATTCACTCACTGCTGCTGGCTGATGCAGTGCAGTTAATATAGCATGCATACTGGACTGGTTTCAGCCAGGATGCACAGATGAACCACAGCAAAGGAAGGGCAGATGTCCTTCTTTTTTTGGCCGGACAGATGCACAGGTGGACGGATCCGCCCATCCTGCAGCACCGGTCCTCTGTGCAGCCGGCCTGCCGGT
This window contains:
- the LOC119478050 gene encoding kinesin-like protein KIF2A, whose product is MAGIFGKIFVGIYVEIKRSDGRIHQAMVTSLHEDNDSVTVEWIENGDTKGKEIDLESVFSLNPDVVPDEEIPQSPEAPLPPSSVAKTSKLPKTKRITAIPKAENPPRENRAAAVGTTRARPSQQSQPAEPPPPAIAPQSSLNQTLLQQQNARKKSNCVKEVEKLQEKREKRRLQQQELREKRAQEVDVNLPNYEIMCMIRDFRASLDYRPLTNNDLIEEHRICVCVRARPLNKKEMTMKDLDVITIPSKDVVMVHEPKQKVDLTRYLENQTFRFDYAFDENSTNEMVYRFTAQPLVETIFERGMATCFAYGQTGSGKTHTMGGDFSGKNQDCSKGIYALSARDVFLMIKKPNYKKLDLQIFATFFEIYSGKVFDLLNRKAKLRVLEDGKQQVQVVGLQEKEVKCTEDVLKLIEVGNSCRTSGQTSANAHSSRSHAVFQIILRRRGKMHGKFSLIDLAGNERGADTSSADRQTRLEGAEINKSLLALKECIRALGRNKPHTPFRASKLTQVLRDSFIGEFSRTCMIATISPGMASCENTLNTLRYANRVKEFGISPSDIPFSQSGGGGSRSELSPTYEVKELTVDPAAAMDIRQGHVNQLEVLEAQWGVGSSPQRDDLKLLCEQNEEEVSPQLFTFHEAVSQLVEMEEQVLEDHRAVFQESIRWLEDEKVLLEMTEEVDYDVESFATQLEQILDQKIDILVELRDKVKSFRSALQEEEQASQQITPKRPRAL